The following coding sequences lie in one Loxodonta africana isolate mLoxAfr1 chromosome X, mLoxAfr1.hap2, whole genome shotgun sequence genomic window:
- the FAM133A gene encoding protein FAM133A, whose amino-acid sequence MGKRDNRVAYMNPVAMARWKGTSPYIGPTIQDYLNRPRPTWEEVKKQLENKKKGSKALAEFEEKMNENWKKELEKSREKILSGNVSSSKKKEKKKKKKKKSYRSSSSSSSSDSSSSSSDSENEDKRQGKKRKKKKNRSFRSSYSSTSESEDKESLKKKKKSKDETEKEKYISKKRKKIHSGDKPLSSESSSESDYEEEVQAKKKKRSEEQEKTMEKAKKKKKKQHKKHSKKKKKKSSS is encoded by the coding sequence ATGGGAAAGCGAGATAATCGGGTGGCCTATATGAATCCTGTAGCAATGGCCAGATGGAAGGGCACATCTCCGTACATAGGGCCAACAATACAAGATTATCTGAATCGGCCAAGACCTACCTGGGAAGAAGTgaaaaaacaactagaaaataaaaagaaaggctCCAAGGCATTAGctgaatttgaagaaaaaatgaatgagaattggaagaaagaactagaaaaaagcagagagaaaatATTAAGTGGAAATGTgagctcatctaaaaaaaaagaaaaaaagaaaaagaaaaagaagaaatcttaTCGATCTTCATCTTCTTCATCAAGCTCTGACTCTTCCAGCAGTTCTTCAGATTCTGAGAATGAGGAtaagagacaagggaaaaagagaaagaaaaagaagaatcgTTCCTTCAGATCTTCATACAGCTCTACATCTGAATCAGAGGACAAAGaatccttaaaaaagaaaaagaaatcaaaggatgaaacagagaaggaaaagtatattagcaaaaaaagaaagaagatccaTTCTGGGGATAAACCTTTATCATCTGAGTCCTCATCAGAATCAGATTATGAAGAGGAGgtacaagcaaaaaagaagaaaagaagtgaagagcaagaaaaaacaatggaaaaagcaaaaaagaagaagaagaaacagcaCAAGAAACacagtaaaaagaagaaaaagaagtcttCTAGTTAA